CCCGACGCTTCCAGATCAGTGGTGACGGACAGCCGCAGCGCGTCCCCCCAAGCGGGAGCCGCCGCGAAAACCGCCAGCATCAACAAGCATGTCAGCATCGCCTTCCGCATACATCCTCCGGGAGTTTCGCGGCGCAAAAACGCAGACCGCATGCCGCATCATAAAATGAACATACGCCCTTTTCAAACGGCAAAGGAGGCTGCGTGAGTCAGAGTCCACACGCCGCCTTAAAGCCGCGTACCGGCGGACGGAACGGCATCGGACCCGGCGTCCGGCGCGGGAGTCTGGCGCTGGCGAATGTACGGCAGCCTGAAGTCCGACGAGGCCAGGACCACACCATCCTGGATATTCAGAACCCGGACGTTGACGTAAATCTGACGCTCAATGACCGTATATGTGCCAACCAGTATGGACAGCGCTTCCAGCTCGGGATTTACCTTCGAAAGATTTCGGGACAGGGCGAAGACACCCGCCTTCCGCCTGACCGCAAGTTCGTCCTCGCGCAACTGGATTTCCTTTACGGCATACCCATGCTGGCTCAGGCGGGAGGCCACCTGCTCGGACAAAAGCCGCCCCAGGTTGCTGGTGCGCTCGAAATCACCCGAATTGACGAACGAGGCCACGAGCATCGGATACCCCGCGACATCCGTATCCTCGAGCTGGTCGTGCAGGTCGTCGGCCGCGCCGTAAGAACTTTGCAGCAACTGCGGCTGCATCCCCGGAAGCGAGGAAAGAATCCTGGGCATCCCGGAGCAGGCGGTCACCATTGCCAGAAGAAAAAGAAAAAATGCTTTCTTGAAGCCGCGGGCAGGCATCAGACACCTCATGCAGACAAAGGAGTTCCGGCCGGAAAGCATGCCGCCCGGACCAATATAAAATAAAGATCAAGTTTTTTCCAAACATGCCGATTATGCATACTACAACATTCCTTATGCCAAAGGATGATATGAAAATGCGCCAAATTTTTCTGATTCTGACGCCCCTTTTGATCATGGCCGGCTGTTCCGGCGGCTACCCCTTCCGGACCGACCGGCAGCACGAGAAGTACCTGGTCACAGCTGAGCAGCCCGTCTCCACCGGCTATCCGGTCTCGACGCAGCGCACCATGCAGTCCATGCAGCACTGGGATCTGCTGGCCGACAAGGTCGCCTCCCAGGGCAGCAAGGCTCTGGAGCATTTCTTCGCCGGAGCAGACATGGGAGTGTACGTGGCTCCGGCCGGAACGACGCCTTTTGCCAAAGCCTACCGGGAAGCCCTCATCACCCAGCTTTTTGCATATGGCGTACCAGTAACTTTCAGCCCGGAAGGAAGCGTCACTCTCGAAGTGCAGATCCAGACGCGCGGCCCCATCCGGAGGGTCGGAAACCCCGGATTTCAGGAAAGAAGGAAGAAACACCCCGGCATCCGCAAAACAGTGGAGCCCGAATTTCTGCAGGTAAAAGACGAAGAGGGGAAATACCAGCGCATCCCCATCATATCCGAGGAAGAGGGATACTTCGGGTCCAACGATTCAAAAGCGGAAATCCAGGTCAATACGTCCCTCGTTCATCCCGGCGGATACGTGTACAGGGATTCCAGCATATTTTATGTCGAAGTGTCCCAGATGCATAACTACGTTCACCGCAAACCCCTGGGCGATGCCTATCTCAAAAGATACACGCTGGTGGACAACTGATCCGGCAGAAACAGGACAACAATCAACCCGCTGACAGAAAAATGATCAAAACACTCCTCACCCTCATTCTCGTGTTCACGGCGCTGCCCGTCTGGGCCCTGGAAAACTGCCGGGCGTCGCGCATCGAGACCCTGTGCGCCAATATCACCCACAAACTGATTGCATCCATCCAGGTCCGGGTCGACCGGAGCTCGCCCATCATGGCGGTGTCCTTTGTCAATCTGCACAACATGGAACAGACCTCGGAACTGGGCCGCATACTGAGCGAAGAAGTCACCAACAACTTTTTCCAATTCGGCTACACAATCGTCGAAGCGCGGCTGCGGGAAGAAACTCTGACCACGCACAAGGAAAGCGGCGAGTTCGCCCTGAGCAGACAAATCCGGCATCTTGCTCCGGCGGTCGATGTCCAGGCCATACTCAGCGGCACATACGCCATTGCGGACGACAGCGTGGCCGTCTCCACCAGAGTCGTGGACGCCCGGACCAAGGCCCTGCTGGCCGCGGCCCACTGTCATCTCAGGCTGACGCCCGAGGTCGCACGCCTCATGCAGCATCCTTCTCCGCCGACCCAGGCCAGGTATTCAACGCGGCTGCTGCAACTCGGCAACCGGGATGACGCCACACAGATCCAGGGCAAGCTCTACAATCTCGGTTTCTACACCGGCAGAATCGACGGCCGCTGGGGTAAAGGCTCCAGAGCCGCACTGGGCAGATTCCGCGCCTCCATGGGCCTTCCATCCCATCCGCACTGGGATATGGAAACCCAGAAAGCGCTGTTGCCGGATTTGTGATTCCTCTGGATAAACTCCCTCTCTCAACGCAGGATGGCTGGCCCGCAACGGACCGGCCGTCTTTTTTCGGATGCCGGAAAACCGCGAAGCGAAAGGCCCGGAAATATCCCGCCTTCGCCCGCAATCCAAACTTTTCCTTCCGGAACCACCCGTTCTTGCAATGATTTTCAGCTGTGCTAACTTTGCATCGTGAAATCGGACAGACGGGAGAATCAACTTTTTTCAGGAGGGAGAACAATGTCCATGTTTACCAAAATTCTCTGCCCCGTGGATTTTTCCGAAGCAAGTGCCCCCGTGGCCAAGGTGGCCCGGGAGTTCGCCCTTGCCTTTAACGCCGAAATCGTGGCGCTCTATGTGGCGCCGTCCATGATTCAGTACGAAATTTTCGATCTGCCGGCGGTCTCCCTGCCCCAGCTCGTGGGTGACATCACCGTGGGCGCGGAAAAAACCATGGTGGAATTCGTGGCCAAGCATTTTCCGGATGTGTGCGCCACGGGCAAAGTGGTCAGCGGTGACGCGGCCGATTCCATTGTCACGCTGGCCCAGGTGGAAAAGGCCGACATCATCATCATGGCCACTCACGGACGCCAGGGTCTGAACCGCCTCCTCTTTGGCTCCGTAGCGGAGAAAGTCGTCAAAACCTCCCCTGTTCCGGTCATGACCATCCGCCCCGAGGCGTAAACAACGGCATGGGCGGACTCCGTCCATGCCTTTTTTTCCGTGACACGCCGAGACATTCGCGCCGCATACGCCGTTGCCGGATACGCACTGACCATGGCCGCCCTCACATGGGCGGTCATGCGCGGCGCCGAAGCCTCCGGATATTCCTGGCAGTGGTACAGGATACCGGCCTACATCGTTCTGCCCGACGGTTCTCCGGGCCCGCTCCTGCGCGGGGCGGGCGTCACGCTGATGATCTCGCTCTTCAGCTTCGCGGGCACGTCCGTCCTGGCTCTGGCTGTCGCCCTGCTGCGTCTTTCCGCGTCCCCCGTGGGCCGGTTTCTGGCCTGGACCTATCTGGAGCTGATCCGCAACACGCCGCTTCTGGTGCAGATCTTTTTCGTCTATTTCGTTCTGGCGCCGATGGTGGACATGGGCCGCATGCAGTCCGCCGTTCTGACCCTGGTCTTTTTTGAAAGCGCGTACGCCTCGGAAATCGTCCGCGCAGCCATTCTGGCCATCCCCAGGGGGCAATGGGAAGGTGCGCTCAGTCTGGGCATGACCAGAAGCAGCGTCTACCGGCGGGTCATCCTGCCTCAGGCCCTCCAGCACGCCCTGCCTTCGCTGACCGGTCAGGGCGTTTCCCTCATCAAGGATTCGGCCCTCGTCTCGACCATCGCACTGCTGGACCTGACCATGCAGGCCCAGATCATCGTGGCGGAAACATTTCTCGCCTTCGAAGTCTGGTTCACCGTGGCGGGCATATATCTCGTCTTCACCCTGGCCCTTTCCGGCCTGAGCAAATTTCTGGAAAAACAGGAAACAAGGAGATCACATGCGTAACATACTGACAGTTTTACTGGTTCTCATGCTCTGGCTTGCCGCCTCCCCGGTTCAGGCGGCGGAAAAAAGCGTTCTGGACCAGGTTCTGGAACGGGGGACCCTGCGTGTCGGATTCGACACTTTCGTGCCCTGGGCCATGAAGGACAAGGACGGCGAGTACATCGGCTTTGAAATCGACGTGGCCCGGCGCGTGGCCAAGGACATGGGCGTAAAGCTCGAACTTGTGCCCACCAAATGGTCGGGCATCATCCCCGCCCTGCTCACCGGAAAATTCGATATCATCATCGGGAGCATGGGCATCCAGCCCAGCCGCAACCTGAAGGTGAACTTCACGAGACCCTACGAATACTCGGGCATGTCTCTGGTAGCCAGTTCCAAGCTGGCTCCCGGCATATCGTCCCTGCGGGAACTGGACAGCCCGGACGTCACCCTGGCCGTGAAAACCGGGGCTACTTCCGTGATCGCAGCCAAAAAACACATGCCCAAGGCCGTCCTGCGCATGTTCGACGACGAAGCCCAGGCTCTGCAGGAGGTGCTGAACGGCCGGGCCCATGCCATGGTGGCCTCGGCGCCGTTCCCGGAGCAGCAGGCCCTGCGCCACAAGGACAAGCTGTATCTCCCCCTGAAGGGCGATACATTCACCCATGAACCCATCGGGTTCGCCATCCGCAAAAATGACGTGGATTTCCTGAACTATCTGGACAACTGGATTCTTGTGGCGGACTCCGAAGGCTGGCTGAAAGAACGGCACGACTACTGGTTCAAGACCGTGGACTGGGAATCCCGGATCAAATGAGAAAACGCCCCGGCCCGGGAGCGGACGGCTCCTGGGCCACCCAGCGGCTGGCCTTCGGGTGGCTGGACGGGGCGCTGCTGATTGCGCTGGGGGCGATGGTCATCCTCGCATTCAGAAGCGCTGAAACGCATTCCGGCGCGCCCGCGCAGTGGCGGGTGCTGGGCCACTACCTGCTGCGCCCGGACGGCAGCCCCGGTCTGCTGCTGCAGGGACTTTTCACCACCGTCCGTCTGGCGGTCTGGTCCGGCCTGCTGGCGCTGCCTCTCGGCACCGCGGCCGGTCTGGCCCGGACCAGCCGGCACCTGTATCTCCGGCTGATGGCCGGAACATATGTGGAAATCTGCCGCAATCTGCCGCCTCTGGTGCTGGTCTTTCTCTGCTATTATTTTCTGGCTGACCAGCTCACTCCACTTCTTTCCCTGCAGAAAACACTCAGCGCGGCTCCGGAAGCCCTCAAGGCCGCGGCCGAAATCCTCATCGGCCGTCTGGACCAGGCCGACGCCTTTGCCACCGCCTGTGTCACTCTCGGCCTGTACGAAGGAGCCTATGTGGCGGAAATCGTCCGGGGAGCAGTCCAGTCCGTGGACCGGGGGCAATGGGAAGCGGGCCGGGCCATGGGCTTTCCGCCCCTGTATCTCCAGATGCACATCATTTTGCCCCAGGCTGTCCGCAACGCCATCCCTCCTCTGGCCGGGCAGGTCATTTCCACCATCAAGGACTCGTCCATCGTGTCGGTCATCTCCATTCAGGAACTGACCTTCCAGGGATCGCAGCTCATGGCTACCATCTATCTGCCCCTGGAGGTCTGGGCATGTGTGGCCCTGCTCTATTTTGTCCTGACCTTTTCCTGCTCCCTGGCCGCAAGCTGGCTGGAGACGCGCCTGCGCGGCCTGTATACGGCCTGAGCGCCCCTGAAAACTCCACTCCACAGAGCGCAGAAACCGCCTCGCGCCTGACAGCCCGCTACGCCAGAAAATAGCGTCCGGCCGCCACGCAGGCCATGCCCACGGCCACCGTGGCGGCGGCGCTTTTTGTTTTCCAGCCGGTCAGAAAGCACGGCAGGGCCGCCCACAGGAAGACGTTTTGCTCCGAAAAATCGAACCCCTGATCCGTGACGGTCAGGGCGGGAAGCAGCATGGCCGCGAGCACGGCAGCGGGGATGAAGCCGAGCCAGCGGGTGACGGCATCGGGCAGGGTCCGCCGGGCCAGGACTAGAAGCGGCAGAACGCGGGGGACATAAGTCACGGCCGCCATGCCGAGGATGGTCAGAAAGAGCGTCTGCTGATCCATGTATGTACTCCAAGGCCCAGGGTGGCGGCCGAAATGGTGGCGATCAAAACGTGGGACTGGGCAAATCCCGCAAGAAAAAGAGATATGGAGAGGATTCCGGCGGCCAGGGCGACGGCGGCGTGCGTACGGGACTTGAGCTGTCCGAGCAGCAGGGCGATGAACATGGCCGGGAGGGCGTAATCCAGCCCGATGGGTTTCACGTCCGTGACAAAAGAACTCGCGCCCACGCCCAGAGCCGTGCTTCCGGCCCAGGCGCAGTGAGCCATGACGTTGATGCCGAAAGTCTCCGCCTGCCCGGCATCCCCCCTGGCGAAGCGTCCGGCGTGCAGGGCGAAGGTTTCGTCCGTCATCTCCCCGGCAAAGAGGGCCAGCCGGGGGCCGCTCCAGTGTTTCAGGAAAGGGGCCAGGGCGGCGGACATGAGCAGATGCCGCAGATTGACGATGAAGGTCGTGGCCACGATGGTCAGAGGCGAAGAAGCGGCGGACACGAGTCCCACCGCGATGAGCTGGGCCGATCCGGCATAGACCAGCAGGCTCATGAGAATGGCGTTGAGGTCCGATATGCCCGATTTCTGTGCCAGCACGCCGTACGCGAAGCCCACCGGCACATAGCCCAGGATGACGGGCAGAGTCTGACGGAAAGCCGGACCCAGCGGGCCCGGGCGGAAAGCGATGGTCATGAACGCTCCTTTTTCGGGTGCCAGGGAAGGCCCATTTACTTCATCCCGGAACAAAGCCAGACAGCAGCCTTCCGCCGGCGGGAAAGACAGGTGTTTGACAACAGGCCGCGGCGGATGAAACCTTCTTCCGTCCGGAACTTTCCGGACGCGAACCTGTCAATAATCAGCAAGAGTGGGTAACATGGACGCCATTTCTCTGGATATCCCGGAAGTTTTTCTGTTCACCCCGCGCGTATTCGGAGACGAACGGGGCTTTTTCTTCGAGAGTTTTCAGGCGAGCAGATTCAGCCAGGCCACGGGGCTTAACCCCGATTTCGTGCAGGACAACCATTCCCGCTCCACGCGCGGCGTGCTGCGGGGGCTGCATTACCAGCTTCCGCCCCATGCCCAGGGCAAGCTGGTGCGCGTCGTGAAGGGCTGTGTCTATGACGTGGCCGTGGACATCCGGGCATCCTCGCCGACATTCGGTAAATGGACGGGAGCCATGCTCTCGGAGGACAACAAGCAGCAACTGTGGATTCCGCCGGGCTTCGCCCACGGGTTCGTGGCCCTGAGCGAAACGGCCGAGTTTCTCTACAAGACCACGGCCTACTATGCGGCCCAGTCGGAGAGGTGCATTCTCTGGAACGACCCGGCCATTGGAATCGACTGGCACTATGCGGGACAGCCCATTCTGTCGGACAAGGACTCCAGAGGAGTCCTGCTGGCCGAGGCCGAAGTGTTTCCGTGATGCAAAAATTCACGACTGGGCACAGCTGGATGCCGTGACACGGCCGA
Above is a window of Desulfomicrobium orale DSM 12838 DNA encoding:
- a CDS encoding AzlD domain-containing protein — its product is MDQQTLFLTILGMAAVTYVPRVLPLLVLARRTLPDAVTRWLGFIPAAVLAAMLLPALTVTDQGFDFSEQNVFLWAALPCFLTGWKTKSAAATVAVGMACVAAGRYFLA
- a CDS encoding transporter substrate-binding domain-containing protein; the protein is MRNILTVLLVLMLWLAASPVQAAEKSVLDQVLERGTLRVGFDTFVPWAMKDKDGEYIGFEIDVARRVAKDMGVKLELVPTKWSGIIPALLTGKFDIIIGSMGIQPSRNLKVNFTRPYEYSGMSLVASSKLAPGISSLRELDSPDVTLAVKTGATSVIAAKKHMPKAVLRMFDDEAQALQEVLNGRAHAMVASAPFPEQQALRHKDKLYLPLKGDTFTHEPIGFAIRKNDVDFLNYLDNWILVADSEGWLKERHDYWFKTVDWESRIK
- a CDS encoding AzlC family ABC transporter permease — protein: MTIAFRPGPLGPAFRQTLPVILGYVPVGFAYGVLAQKSGISDLNAILMSLLVYAGSAQLIAVGLVSAASSPLTIVATTFIVNLRHLLMSAALAPFLKHWSGPRLALFAGEMTDETFALHAGRFARGDAGQAETFGINVMAHCAWAGSTALGVGASSFVTDVKPIGLDYALPAMFIALLLGQLKSRTHAAVALAAGILSISLFLAGFAQSHVLIATISAATLGLGVHTWISRRSF
- a CDS encoding universal stress protein translates to MSMFTKILCPVDFSEASAPVAKVAREFALAFNAEIVALYVAPSMIQYEIFDLPAVSLPQLVGDITVGAEKTMVEFVAKHFPDVCATGKVVSGDAADSIVTLAQVEKADIIIMATHGRQGLNRLLFGSVAEKVVKTSPVPVMTIRPEA
- the rfbC gene encoding dTDP-4-dehydrorhamnose 3,5-epimerase, with amino-acid sequence MDAISLDIPEVFLFTPRVFGDERGFFFESFQASRFSQATGLNPDFVQDNHSRSTRGVLRGLHYQLPPHAQGKLVRVVKGCVYDVAVDIRASSPTFGKWTGAMLSEDNKQQLWIPPGFAHGFVALSETAEFLYKTTAYYAAQSERCILWNDPAIGIDWHYAGQPILSDKDSRGVLLAEAEVFP
- a CDS encoding FlgO family outer membrane protein, whose product is MPARGFKKAFFLFLLAMVTACSGMPRILSSLPGMQPQLLQSSYGAADDLHDQLEDTDVAGYPMLVASFVNSGDFERTSNLGRLLSEQVASRLSQHGYAVKEIQLREDELAVRRKAGVFALSRNLSKVNPELEALSILVGTYTVIERQIYVNVRVLNIQDGVVLASSDFRLPYIRQRQTPAPDAGSDAVPSAGTRL
- a CDS encoding amino acid ABC transporter permease; amino-acid sequence: MAALTWAVMRGAEASGYSWQWYRIPAYIVLPDGSPGPLLRGAGVTLMISLFSFAGTSVLALAVALLRLSASPVGRFLAWTYLELIRNTPLLVQIFFVYFVLAPMVDMGRMQSAVLTLVFFESAYASEIVRAAILAIPRGQWEGALSLGMTRSSVYRRVILPQALQHALPSLTGQGVSLIKDSALVSTIALLDLTMQAQIIVAETFLAFEVWFTVAGIYLVFTLALSGLSKFLEKQETRRSHA
- a CDS encoding amino acid ABC transporter permease, whose amino-acid sequence is MRKRPGPGADGSWATQRLAFGWLDGALLIALGAMVILAFRSAETHSGAPAQWRVLGHYLLRPDGSPGLLLQGLFTTVRLAVWSGLLALPLGTAAGLARTSRHLYLRLMAGTYVEICRNLPPLVLVFLCYYFLADQLTPLLSLQKTLSAAPEALKAAAEILIGRLDQADAFATACVTLGLYEGAYVAEIVRGAVQSVDRGQWEAGRAMGFPPLYLQMHIILPQAVRNAIPPLAGQVISTIKDSSIVSVISIQELTFQGSQLMATIYLPLEVWACVALLYFVLTFSCSLAASWLETRLRGLYTA
- a CDS encoding FlgO family outer membrane protein — its product is MIKTLLTLILVFTALPVWALENCRASRIETLCANITHKLIASIQVRVDRSSPIMAVSFVNLHNMEQTSELGRILSEEVTNNFFQFGYTIVEARLREETLTTHKESGEFALSRQIRHLAPAVDVQAILSGTYAIADDSVAVSTRVVDARTKALLAAAHCHLRLTPEVARLMQHPSPPTQARYSTRLLQLGNRDDATQIQGKLYNLGFYTGRIDGRWGKGSRAALGRFRASMGLPSHPHWDMETQKALLPDL